The Christiangramia forsetii KT0803 DNA segment TTCGAAGGTAAATCGAGTCAGAAGTGGAAAATTCTTACCTTAGTCGTTTAATTGTTTATAGAATTTTAAATTTGTTGGCTTTCGCCGATACTATTAACCGAACATCAATGGGGCAGATTAGATGTATATTCTTGATCTTGACACTTTTATTAGGTGTCTCTGTCACGTCTTATGCCCAAAAAGATGGACCTCCTGCACCTACTGAAAAAAGGCATAAAGGTCCGCCTTGTGATCCTGGAAATGGCAACGGTAACGGTAATGGCCCATCAGTGCCACCGGGACTTTGTCTACCTATAGACGATTACGTTTATATTCTAATGGGAGTGGGTTTGATGTATGGCTGCTATAAACTGCGCAATTTTGAACCGGTCTAGGAAAATTCGCTAATCCTTTTTACATACTTTCCAATAACGTCAAACTCCAGATTTACCATATCTCCAGCCTTTAAGTTATTGAAAATAGTATTATTAAAAGTGTATGGAATAATAGCTACGCTAAATTCATTTTTCTTTGAATTTACAACAGTAAGACTTACGCCATTTACAGTAATTGAACCTTTTTCTATAGTAATGTTTCCAATTTCAGGATTGTATTCAAAGGTAAATTCCCAGCTTCCGTCTTTTTCGATAATTTCTTTACAAGTGGCAGTTTGATCTACATGTCCCTGAACAATATGTCCGTCTAAACGCGCGCCTAACTTCATACCTCTTTCAAGATTTACCTGATCACCTTTATCCAGGCTTCCCAGGTTAGTTTTTTCAAGAGTTTCATTAACTGCTGTAACGGTGTATTCATTGTCTTGAATAGAAACAACAGTAAGACAAACGCCATTATGGGAAACACTCTGGTCTATTTTCAGCTCAGGGGTCATTTTAGCTTTTACGGTAATATCCAAATTGCCTGCCGATTTCGTAATACTGATTATTTTTCCTATTTCTTCTACGATCCCTGTGAACATTGTTTTCTATAATAATGGTTACATTTGTGTGTAAAATTAAAATATTATATCGGGAAAGTTTATGAAACAAAGCGAAATGATCAAATTGGGAATCAGCATTGGAGATTTGAATGGCATTGGAAGTGAGATTGTGCTTAAGACATTTGATGATTCCAGAATGCTGGATTTTTGCACCCCGATTATCTTTGCATCGTCAAAAATTCTCAATTTTTTAAAAAAGCATTATAAGCTCTCCATGCATTTTCAGGGGATAGACCATCCGTCTA contains these protein-coding regions:
- a CDS encoding riboflavin synthase, with product MFTGIVEEIGKIISITKSAGNLDITVKAKMTPELKIDQSVSHNGVCLTVVSIQDNEYTVTAVNETLEKTNLGSLDKGDQVNLERGMKLGARLDGHIVQGHVDQTATCKEIIEKDGSWEFTFEYNPEIGNITIEKGSITVNGVSLTVVNSKKNEFSVAIIPYTFNNTIFNNLKAGDMVNLEFDVIGKYVKRISEFS